A stretch of Triticum aestivum cultivar Chinese Spring chromosome 1D, IWGSC CS RefSeq v2.1, whole genome shotgun sequence DNA encodes these proteins:
- the LOC123166914 gene encoding PRA1 family protein F3: MSKYGTIPISSSSSDAPPPGSSPLDFISRAKARGASALATRQPWRELADPKALAVPRGLGDAYLRARANLAHFSMNYAIVVLGVVFLSLLWHPFSLIVFLACMVAWVFLYFLRDVPLALFGHTIGDGVVLAVLSALTLILLLLTGATGNILTSLLVGLVLVLLHALLHRPADSIDEEAGRWYTPVTPPQPY, from the coding sequence ATGTCGAAGTACGGAACCatccccatctcctcctcctcctccgatgcCCCGCCTCCCGGCTCCTCTCCGCTCGACTTCATCTCCCGGGCCAAGGCCCGCGGCGCGTCGGCACTCGCGACGCGCCAACCCTGGCGTGAGCTGGCCGACCCAAAGGCCCTCGCTGTGCCCCGGGGGCTAGGGGACGCCTACCTCCGCGCCCGCGCCAACCTCGCGCATTTCTCCATGAACTACGCCATCGTGGTCCTCGGCGTCGTCTTCCTCTCCCTGCTCTGGCACCCCTTTTCCCTCATCGTCTTCCTCGCCTGCATGGTCGCCTGGGTCTTCCTCTACTTCctccgcgacgtcccgctcgctcTCTTCGGCCACACCATCGGTGACGGCGTCGTGCTCGCCGTCCTCTCGGCCCTCACGCTCATCCTGCTCCTGCTCACCGGAGCCACCGGCAACATCCTCACCTCGCTGCTCGTCGGGCTGGTGCTCGTCCTGCTGCACGCCTTGCTGCATCGCCCCGCGGACAGCATCGACGAGGAGGCCGGACGGTGGTACACACCCGTCACACCGCCGCAGCCGTACTAG